Proteins encoded by one window of Macaca fascicularis isolate 582-1 chromosome 10, T2T-MFA8v1.1:
- the TP53RK gene encoding EKC/KEOPS complex subunit TP53RK produces the protein MAAARPAAPDDGEEPAPEAEALAAARERSSRFLRGLELVKQGAEARVFRGRFQGRAAVIKHRFPKGYRHPALEARLGRRRTVQEARALLRCRRAGISAPVVFFVDYASNCLYMEEIEGSVTVRDYIQSTMETEKTPQSLSNLAKTIGQVLARMHDEDLIHGDLTTSNMLLKPPLEQLNIVLIDFGLSFISALPEDKGVDLYVLEKAFLSTHPNTETVFEAFLKSYSTSSKKARPVLKKLDEVRLRGRKRTMVG, from the exons ATGGCGGCGGCCAGACCTGCTGCCCCGGACGATGGCGAGGAGCCCGCGCCAGAGGCTGAGGCTCTGGCCGCGGCCCGGGAGCGAAGCAGCCGCTTCTTGAGAGGCCTGGAGCTGGTGAAGCAGGGCGCCGAGGCGCGCGTGTTCCGCGGCCGCTTCCAGGGCCGCGCGGCGGTGATAAAGCACCGCTTCCCCAAGGGCTACCGGCACCCGGCGCTGGAGGCGCGGCTTGGCCGGCGGCGGACGGTGCAGGAAGCGCGAGCTCTCCTCCGCTGCCGCCGCGCGG GAATATCTGCCCCAGTTGTCTTTTTTGTGGACTATGCTTCCAACTGCTTATATATGGAAGAAATTGAAGGCTCAGTGACTGTTCGAGATTATATTCAGTCTACTATGGAGACTGAAAAAACTCCCCAAAGTCTCTCCAACTTAGCCAAGACAATTGGGCAGGTTTTGGCTCGAATGCACGATGAAGACCTCATTCATGGTGATCTCACCACCTCCAACATGCTCCTGAAACCCCCCCTGGAACAGCTGAACATTGTCCTCATAGACTTTGGGCTGAGCTTCATTTCGGCACTTCCAGAGGATAAGGGAGTAGACCTCTATGTCCTGGAGAAGGCCTTCCTCAGTACCCATCCCAACACTGAAACTGTATTTGAAGCCTTTTTGAAGAGCTACTCCACCTCCTCCAAAAAGGCCAGGCCAGTGCTAAAAAAATTAGATGAAGTGCGcctgagaggaagaaagaggaccATGGTTGGGTAG